One Salminus brasiliensis chromosome 5, fSalBra1.hap2, whole genome shotgun sequence DNA segment encodes these proteins:
- the LOC140555884 gene encoding protein hedgehog-like, with amino-acid sequence MIKLDTSGREYVGKAEVNQGDGWEKICIKDIPAAKSFCGMVFPSQKWTVSLPQSHAKFHAMHTYQCDNGYCSLEKKPQLCNMQIQCRATCNPYQIPNGVACGFALEGERCSVSCNRLYNLQGSSEIQCRSDDWSGWPYCVESGECGDDHERGPHSVGCLTKLWTEVGCSVDADRSPTKGHWTDMDFYTVGFVRSMMARLPDHSGVTYNPDCQVDECFPGQATVLTSEWNRKLMSELRVGDKVLALDTHGDLVFSEVILWLDRRPNAKERYILLTTEGYSDPLSLSADHVTFIASSNGTVASVATMIPVFAKDLRPGHLIHRYDAANGSLVARRVTDVRESIELGAYAPLTVEGNLIVDGHLVSCYALQCRQYLAHLPFAPYRFLHTLRSYVPLFKDVFPVKQEQEDEGVHWYASAWHQVGKWFDYPFGKTCYPRELRLYHYP; translated from the exons ATGATAAAACTGGACACCTCTGGAAGAGAATATGTGGGGAAGGCAGAGGTGAACCAGGGGGATGGCTGGGAGAAGATATGCATTAAAGACATCCCTGCAGCAAAGTCTTTCTGTGGAATGGTATTTCCATCCCAGA AATGGACTGTTTCTCTACCACAAAGCCATGCAAAGTTTCATGCCATGCACACCTACCAATGTGATAATGGATACTGCAGTCTGGAGAAGAAACCACAATTATGCAACATGCAGATCCAGTGCAGAGCCACGTGTAACCCCTATCAGATTCCTAATGGGGTAGCATGTGGCTTTGCTTTAGAAGGAGAGAGGTGTTCAGTATCCTGTAATCGACTATACAATCTACAAGGTTCCTCCGAGATTCAGTGCAGGAGTGACGACTGGTCAGGCTGGCCCTACTGTGTCG AGAGTGGAGAGTGTGGCGATGATCATGAAAGAGGACCCCATTCAGTGGGCTGCTTGACCAAGCTATGGACTGAGGTGGGCTGCAGTGTTGACGCTGATCGATCTCCAACCAAAGGACATTGGACAGACATGGATTTCTATACCGTAGGGTTTGTGAGGAGTATGATGGCAAGGCTTCCAGACCATAGTGGGGTTACTTACAACCCTGACTGCCAAGTGGATGAATGTTTTCCTGGACAGGCTACAGTGCTCACAAGTGAATGGAACAGGAAGTTAATGTCCGAGCTCAGGGTAGGGGACAAGGTCCTTGCACTGGACACACATGGAGATCTTGTCTTCAGTGAGGTTATCCTATGGTTGGACCGTCGGCCAAATGCAAAGGAGCGCTACATCCTCCTCACTACAGAAGGCTACTCGGACCCGCTGTCACTGTCAGCTGACCATGTAACCTTCATTGCCTCCTCGAACGGAACTGTTGCCTCAGTCGCTACCATGATCCCGGTATTTGCCAAAGACCTACGGCCGGGTCACCTGATCCACCGCTATGACGCAGCCAATGGTTCACTGGTGGCCCGGCGTGTGACTGACGTCAGGGAATCCATAGAACTAGGAGCCTACGCCCCCCTGACTGTGGAGGGGAACTTGATTGTGGATGGGCACTTGGTGTCCTGCTATGCTCTGCAGTGCCGCCAGTATCTTGCCCACCTCCCTTTCGCCCCCTACAGGTTTTTACACACTCTGCGTTCTTATGTGCCCCTCTTTAAAGATGTCTTCCCTGTTAAGCAAGAGCAGGAGGATGAGGGCGTACACTGGTATGCTAGCGCCTGGCATCAGGTGGGAAAATGGTTCGACTATCCATTTGGGAAAACCTGCTACCCCAGAGAACTGCGCCTGTACCATTATCCCTGA
- the LOC140555802 gene encoding stonustoxin subunit beta-like, whose translation MRTEKVLRSFGFTVVENIAKGAYRSVQLATSQRHSNQFPTFSYNTNTSISYNTNTSISYNTSISYNTNTSISHNTNISISYNTNTSISYKTNTFISANTKTFISYNTNTSISYNTNIYISYNTNTSISYNTNTSISYNTNQIKPFNSNTSISSNLYSSVVCPSSIIVEKSPIYDANVPEPTCRTELLKYWISLSLDDRTANKLLWLTEGGAKVSRMNNEVCPYLDRPERYEHSPQVLCKEGLWGSRGYWEVEYSGWVMIGVAYESEGRRNCDGPCGFGENEGSWSLGWAGSSYHTWHKGVKQELRVPQCSTIGVYLDQPAGLLCFYTVERNSAGKKEVTLLDRVQNPIKEKTLPGFWVGWQSCCRLLPQEE comes from the exons TTTCCCACCTTCTcctacaacaccaacacctcCATCTcctacaacaccaacacctcCATCTCCTACAACACCTCCATCTcctacaacaccaacacctcCATCTCCCACAACACCAACATCTCCATCTCCTATAACACCAACACCTCCATCTCCTACAAAACCAACACCTTCATCTCCGCCAACACTAAAACCTTTATCTcctacaacaccaacacctcCATCTCCTACAACACCAACATCTACATCTCCTATAACACCAACACCTCCATCTcctacaacaccaacacctcCATCTCCTACAACACTAACCAGATCAAACCCTTCAACTCCAACACCTCCATCTCCTCTAACCTTTACTCCTCTGTAGTGtgtccatcatccatcattg TAGAGAAATCCCCCATCTATGACGCAAACGTCCCAGAACCCACATGCAGGACAGAACTCCTCAAAT ACTGGATCAGCCTTTCTCTGGATGATCGAACAGCCAATAAGCTTCTGTGGCTGACAGAAGGCGGGGCTAAAGTATCACGAATGAACAACGAGGTGTGTCCTTACCTGGACAGACCAGAGAGATATGAACACTCCCCTCAG gtgCTGTGTAAGGAGGGTCTCTGGGGTTCTCGGGGTTACTGGGAGGTGGAGTATTCGGGCTGGGTGATGATCGGGGTGGCCTACGAGAGTGAGGGCAGGAGGAACTGTGACGGCCCCTGCGGCTTCGGAGAGAACGAGGGGTCGTGGAGTTTGGGCTGGGCTGGGTCCTCCTACCACACCTGGCACAAAGGTGTTAAGCAG GAGCTACGGGTGCCTCAGTGCTCCACCATCGGCGTGTACCTGGACCAGCCTGCAGGCTTACTCTGCTTCTACACTGTGGAGAGGAACAGTGCTGGGAAGAAGGAGGTAACGCTGCTGGACAGGGTTCAAAACCCCATCAAGGAGAAAACTCTGCCTGGCTTCTGGGTGGGCTGGCAGTCCTGCTGCAGACTCCTTCCTCAGGAGGAGTGA